Proteins encoded by one window of Antechinus flavipes isolate AdamAnt ecotype Samford, QLD, Australia chromosome 4, AdamAnt_v2, whole genome shotgun sequence:
- the LOC127560162 gene encoding keratin, type I cuticular Ha3-I-like, with protein MPYNCCLPSISCRTSCASRPCLPPSCHGCTLPGACNIPANIGTCGWFCEGSFNGNEKETMQFLNDRLANYLEKVRQLERENAELESRIREWCQQQVPYVCPDYQNYFRIIEELQQKILCTKAENARLVVQIDNAKLAADDFRTKYETELSLRQLVEADINSLRRILDNLTLCKSDLEAKVESLKEELLCLKQNHEQEVNTLRCQIGERLNVEVDAAPNVDLNRILNETRCQYETVVENNRRDVEEWFTTQTEELNKQVVSSSEQLQNCQAEIIELRRTVNALEIELQAQHNLRDSLENTLTETEARYSSQLSQVQCMITNVEDQLAEIRGDLERQNQEYQVLLDVRARLECEIATYQGLLESEDCKLPCNPCATTNACGKPIGPCPISNPCGPCGPCAPRSRCGPCNSFIC; from the exons ATGCCTTACAACTGTTGCCTGCCCAGCATCAGCTGCCGTACCAGCTGCGCTTCTAGGCCCTGCCTGCCTCCCAGCTGCCATGGCTGCACCCTCCCTGGGGCCTGCAACATCCCCGCCAATATAGGCACCTGTGGCTGGTTCTGCGAAGGCTCCTTCAATGGCAACGAGAAGGAGACCATGCAGTTCCTGAATGACCGTCTGGCCAACTACCTGGAGAAGGTTCGGCAACTGGAGAGGGAGAATGCCGAGCTGGAGAGTAGGATCCGGGAGTGGTGCCAACAGCAGGTCCCCTACGTGTGTCCAGACTACCAGAACTACTTCAGGATCATTGAGGAGCTCCAGCAGAAG ATCTTGTGCACCAAGGCAGAGAATGCCAGGTTGGTGGTACAAATCGACAATGCTAAGCTGGCTGCTGATGACTTCAGGACCAA GTATGAGACTGAGTTGTCCCTGCGCCAGCTGGTGGAGGCTGACATCAACAGCCTGCGCAGGATTCTGGATAATCTGACCCTGTGCAAGTCTGATCTGGAGGCCAAAGTGGAGTCCCTGAAGGAGGAGCTGCTATGTCTCAAGCAGAACCACGAGCAG GAAGTCAACACCTTGCGATGCCAGATTGGGGAGCGTCTCAATGTGGAAGTGGATGCTGCTCCAAATGTGGACCTGAACAGGATACTGAATGAGACCCGGTGTCAGTATGAGACTGTGGTGGAGAACAACCGTAGAGATGTGGAGGAGTGGTTCACCACTCAG ACAGAGGAACTGAACAAGCAGGTGGTTTCCAGCTCTGAACAACTGCAGAACTGCCAGGCTGAGATCATTGAGCTGAGACGCACTGTCAATGCTCTGGAGATTGAATTGCAGGCCCAACACAACCTG AGAGATTCTCTTGAAAATACTCTGACAGAAACTGAAGCCCGTTATAGCTCTCAGCTGTCTCAGGTACAGTGTATGATCACCAATGTTGAAGACCAGCTGGCTGAGATCAGAGGTGACCTGGAGAGGCAGAACCAAGAGTACCAGGTGCTTCTAGATGTTAGAGCCCGACTAGAGTGTGAAATCGCTACATACCAGGGTCTGTTGGAGAGTGAGGACTGCAA ACTTCCTTGCAACCCCTGTGCCACAACCAATGCCTGTGGAAAGCCCATTGGCCCCTGCCCCATTAGTAATCCTTGTGGCCCCTGTGGTCCCTGTGCCCCTCGCTCAAGATGTGGCCCCTGCAATTCTTTCATATGCTAA